Proteins from a single region of Hordeum vulgare subsp. vulgare chromosome 6H, MorexV3_pseudomolecules_assembly, whole genome shotgun sequence:
- the LOC123406314 gene encoding glyceraldehyde-3-phosphate dehydrogenase 2, cytosolic produces MAPIKIGINGFGRIGRLVARVALQCPDVELVAVNDPFITTDYMTYMFKYDTVHGQWKHHEVKVKDSKTLLFGEKEVAVFGCRNPEEIPWAAAGAEYVVESTGVFTDKDKAAAHIKGGAKKVIISAPSKDAPMFVCGVNEKEYKSDIDIVSNASCTTNCLAPLAKVINDRFGIVEGLMTTVHAMTATQKTVDGPSSKDWRGGRAASFNIIPSSTGAAKAVGKVLPELNGKLTGMAFRVPTVDVSVVDLTVRLAKPATYEQIKAAIKEESEGNLKGILGYVDEDLVSTDFQGDSRSSIFDAKAGIALNDNFVKLVSWYDNEWGYSTRVVDLIRHMHSTK; encoded by the exons ATGG CTCCCATCAAGATCGGCATCAACG GTTTCGGCCGGatcggcaggcttgtggccagggtTGCGCTCCAGTGCCCCGATGTCGAGCTCGTCGCCGTCAACGACCCGTTCATCACCACCGACTACATG ACCTACATGTTCAAGTATGACACTGTCCACGGACAGTGGAAGCACCATGAAGTTAAGGTGAAGGACTCCAAGACCCTTCTCTTCGGTGAGAAGGAGGTTGCTGTGTTTGGTTGCAG AAACCCCGAGGAGATTCCATGGGCCGCTGCTGGTGCTGAGTACGTTGTGGAGTCCACCGGTGTTTTCACTGACAAGGACAAGGCTGCAGCTCACATTAAG GGTGGTGCCAAGAAGGTCATCATTTCTGCTCCCAGCAAGGACGCTCCCATGTTTGTCTGTGGTGTCAACGAGAAGGAATACAAGTCAGACATCGACATTGTCTCCAATGCTAGCTGCACCACCAACTGCCTTGCTCCTCTTGCTAAG GTTATCAATGACAGGTTTGGCATTGTTGAGGGTTTGATGACCACTGTCCATGCCATGACTG caACCCAGAAGACTGTTGATGGTCCTTCAAGCAAGGACTGGAGAGGTGGAAGGGCTGCTAGCTTCAACATCATTCCAAGCAGCACTGGTGCTGCAAAG GCCGTTGGCAAGGTGCTCCCAGAACTTAACGGAAAGTTGACTGGAATGGCCTTCCGTGTTCCCACTGTTGATGTTTCTGTTGTTGATCTGACTGTTAGACTTGCCAAGCCAGCCACCTATGAGCAGATTAAGGCTGCTATCAA GGAGGAGTCTGAGGGAAACCTCAAGGGCATTTTGGGTTATGTCGATGAGGACCTTGTTTCCACTGACTTCCAGGGTGACAGCAG GTCCAGCATCTTTGATGCCAAGGCCGGGATTGCTCTGAACGACAACTTTGTCAAGCTTGTCTCATGGTACGACAACGAGTGGGGATACAG CACCCGTGTGGTCGACCTCATCCGCCACATGCACAGCACCAAGTAA